A window from Triticum aestivum cultivar Chinese Spring chromosome 6D, IWGSC CS RefSeq v2.1, whole genome shotgun sequence encodes these proteins:
- the LOC123142092 gene encoding protein LITTLE ZIPPER 3-like, whose translation MERANTELYLENLCIMQQNERLRRKAQLLAQENEQLLADLKRKQQHMAASSKTAPQLVKGGEPSGHNAASLKSGKQQPQ comes from the coding sequence ATGGAGCGGGCGAACACGGAGCTGTACCTGGAGAACCTGTGCATCATGCAGCAGAACGAGCGGCTCCGGAGGAAGGCACAGCTGCTGGCCCAGGAGAACGAGCAGCTCCTCGCCGATCTCAAGCGCAAGCAGCAGCACATGGCGGCCTCCTCCAAGACGGCGCCCCAGCTGGTGAAGGGCGGCGAGCCGTCCGGCCATAACGCGGCCAGCCTCAAGTCCGGCAAGCAGCAGCCCCAGTGA